CGATGTCGGCGAACCCGTCGAGGTCGTCCCCGTCGCCGTGGATGACCGTGGCGGTGCGGTTCGGGACCCAGCGGGCGGCCTCCCGCTTCCAGTTCGTCTTGACGACGTTCGGCACGACGACCAGCAGCGGGAAGGCGTTCGCGGCCTCGGCGGCGAGGAGCGACTGCGCGGTCTTGCCGAGGCCGGGCTCGTCGGCGAGCAGGAACGTGCGGTGGCCCTGCGCCGCGGCGGCGATGAGCTCCGCCTGGTGCTTCATGAGCGTGGTGCCCGACCGCGAGTGCAGCGTCGTGGGCTCCGGCAGCGGCATCGTCGCCGCTCCCCCGCCCGCGCCGTACTCGAACGACTTGAACAGCGGGCCGAACAGCTCCCAGTTCGCCAGGCGACGCGGGTGCGCGACGGGCTGATCGGCGAGCGCGAAGTCCGGCGGCAGGAACGGGTTCGCGAGCTGTCGCTGCACGACCGCCTGCGGCACGACCGCACGCACCGGGCTCTCCACCGTCGGCGAGGGCTCCGCCGCGATGACGAGTTCCTCGGGCTGCAGCTCCATGCCGCCCGCGATCATCATGTCGCGCTTCACGGTGCGGGTCGTCTCGCTGACCGACGCCTCTTCCGTGAGGAGCTGGATCACGCTGGTGTCCCGCGCCGCGGTCTTCGCGAGGATCGTCGCGACGCCGTCGAGCCGCTTGAGCTGCTCGGCGCGCTGCGAGTCGGTGAGTTCGGTGTCCGCCTTGACCCGTGCGCGCTCCTCGCGCATGAGCAGGGCGACCGCCTGGAACTTCGAACGGTTCGACGCCTTGAGCGGTCCACGCTGCGCCGCCGCCTCGACCTCGCGCACGGCGCGGGCGAGCACGGGGATGACGCCGTCGTTGTCGAGCGGCCTGGTGCGACGCGACGCGGTCCGCGTCCCGCCGGCTGCTCGCCGGGTGCCTGATCGAGCCAACGCTCCTCCTGTTCCGCCCGTTCGTGCGGGCGAGCCGCCCCGCGGGGCGGAAGTCCTGAACCGGCGCCTGGCACGGCTCCGGTGTTCCGGGGGCCACCGTGGCCCACCGCTTCGCCGGTCCCCGTCCGGGGGACGTGGAGTCCCGCGGACCGTTCCCATCGCGGCCACCGGGTGGGGCCGGATGCGACGGTCCGCGCCGGGATCCGGCGCCGTCACACGCACGTGATGCCCCCTCGGAGCGATCACGGACCCGGTTCCCACGTCGGTCAAGTGACCGACTGCTGCGTCCGGAATCGACGCGGCACGCGGGAACGCGGTGCGTGCGCGCTCAGTTTACTCCCCGACCACCGACGGAGGCGACTCGACGACGCCCGCGCGAGTCGCGCCTCCTGGGATCCGCCTGCTGTCGGGTCCAGGAGGCGCGGTGCGGACCCGTCCCGCGACCTGCGTCGCGCAGGTGGTCGCGTCAGGCCTGTGGTGCGGAGCGCGGGCGGAGGAGCCCGTCGGACGGGACGATCGGCGTCGCCTCCGCGAGGGCCGCCTGCGTCGCCGCCAGCAGCTCCTCCGCGGTGTGGATGCCGTTCGCGGAACCGGTCGTGGCCTGGCCGCCGGCGTGCGCGAGCAGTTGCGCGCCGATCGCCGGGCCGATCCGGTCCGACTGGTCGGGGTTGCGCGCGATCCAGTCGCGCGCGACGGCGTCGGCGAGGCGTTCCGCGGCCGCCCCGCGCTCCGCGTCGCCGCGCGACCGGTGCCACAGCCCCGTGACGACGAGGTGCGCCACCACGGCACCGATGTCGCGCACCGGGTAACCCCAGCCCGCCGTGTCGATGTCGAGCAGGCCGGAGATGCGCCACGGCTCGTCCTCGTCGACGAAGACCTGCTCGAGGTGCAGGTCGCCGTGCACGACCTGCTTCGTGGCCGTCGCCCAGCCGATCGAGCGTCGTCCGATGGCGTCGTAGAGCGCGTCGATCTCCTCGGCGTCCTGCGGCAGCGCGGCGACGAGGGTGCGGCGGTGCCAGTCGGCGTGGTCCATCGCGTCGGCGCGGGCCTGCTGCGTCATCGGGACCGTCGCGATCCGCCCGGTGAGCGCGGCGAGGGAGGCCACGAAGCGCGGGTCGTCCGCGATCTCGAGGATGCGGCTGCCGGCGGGGACCCCGCGGATGCGTTCGAGGACGAGCAGGCCGTCCCCACGGCTCGACAACACCCGCGGCACCGGCAGTCCGGCGGCGACGAACTGCTCGTGCGACTTCTCGATCGGGGCCACCCGGTGCGGACGCACGACCTTGAGGAAGAGGGTCCCCTCGGCGGCGTCGACCCGCACCACGGCACGCTTGCCCGGTCGGTACGCCGCGACCGTGAGGGTCGGGTCGGTGACCGGCATGCCGAGCGTCGTGAGGAGCTCGGCGACGGCGTCGCGGTACGTCACCTGGGGCAGCACCGGCAGCCCGGGGTCGTTCGGGTACGCCCACACCGAGACCGGCTCGCCCGTCGCGGGGTCGGTGACGATCGCGCTGTTCTGGTCGTGGGTCCCGCCGGTGTCGACGTAGGTCAGGACCGTGGCGCGCTGGCCGTTGCGGTCCACGGTGTCGACCTCGTAGCCGTACAGGTAGCCGTTGCCCGAGGGTTCGACCGAGTGCGCGCGTGCGGCCACCACGGAGGTCCCGGAGCCGGCGAAGGCCTGCGGGATGACGCGCTCATGGTTGGGCCACACGAGACCAGTCAACCGGACGGGGCGGGATTCGTCGCGTTCGTGCACGGCTCGGCGCGCGCACCGTGGCTACCGTGGTCGTCGTGAACCCGGTCGCGCGTCTCCGCAGCTCCAGTCGCACGCCGTTCCTGCAGGTCGTCAAGACCGCGGTCGCGGTGGTCGCCGCCGTGCTGCTGTGCCGGGTGTTCATCGACGGCCCGTTCCCGACCTTCGCCGCGATCGCCGCGCTCCTCGTGGTGCAGCCGAGCATCAACCAGTCGTTCGTGAAAGGACTCGAGCGCAGTGCCGGGGTCGTCCTCGGCGTCGTGCTCGCCACCGGGTTCCACCTGCTGCTCGGCGACACCGTGTGGGTCGTCCTCCTCGTCATCGTGCTCGCGATCCTCATCGCGTGGGCACTGCGGCTCACCCCGACCTCGGCGACGCAGGTCGGCATCAGCGGCATGCTCGTGCTGACCGCGGGCGTCGTCACGCCGAACTACTCGGCCGACCGGATCCTCGAGACCGTCCTCGGGGCGATCGTCGCCCTGATCGTGAACGCGCTCATCGTGCCGCCGGTGCTGCTCGGTCCGGCGCACCTCGCGGTCGCACGGCTCGCCCGGGACACCGCCGCCGCGTTCGAGCGGGTGGCGATCGGGCTCACCGAGGGGTGGGACCAGGACCGCTGGCACGAGGCGCTCCTGCAGGCCCGGGCGCTCCGGCAGCAGCACGCCCGCGCCGAGGCGTCGCTCACCGCGGCCCGGGAATCCCTCACGATGAACCCGCGCGGCGGCCGGCACCGGACCGTCCTCGACGAGGACATCGTCGTGGCCGAACACCTGCGTGTGCTCGTCACCCGGGTCACCGGCATGACCCGGGCGATCCAGGACAACACGGCACCCGACCTCCGGGCCGACCCCGTCGTCGGCAGCATCGCCACCGAGGTCGCCCGGATCGCGGCCGACGTCCGGGCGCTCAGTGCCCGGGTCGCCGCGAAGGAGGTGCCCGTGTCGACCGCCGCGTCCCCTCGGCCCCGGTGGTCGGTGCCGACGTCGCCGCAGCACGACGAGGACGTCGCGGAGCCTGCACTCACGGCGCCGCTCGAGGTGATCCGGCCGAACTCGCGGCACTGGATCCTGATCGGGGCGCTGCTCGAGGACATCCGGCGCGTGCGCGAGGAGCTGCTCGGCGAGGACGACTGACGCGGAACGTGGGCGTGCGCGTGCGCGTGCGCGTGCGCGCTCGTGGCGCGTCAGCGCGCGGCGGGCACCGCCTTGCTCACCGGCACGCGGCGGGCGTCGCGCGTCAGCGTGCGGCCGACGCTGCCTCGGCCGCGGAGTGCACGATGTCGTCCCAGATCGTCGCCGTCGGCACGGTCGAGTCGCTCGAGACGACCTCGACGCTCGCGAACCGGCTGATCTCGGCCACGACGGCATCGGCCCCCGCGGCACGAGCAGCGACGCTCGCGATGTCCGGGACCGCCGCCCGGAGCTCGGCGACCACACGGTCGCGGCTGTCGTCCTCCATGTCGCCGAGCACGCCGATGCCCTTCCAAGCGGCGTCGAGCTCGGCACGCAGACGGACGAGGGCCGGGTGTTCCGGCATGTCGTTCATGGTGCCCCCACTGCGGATGTGACGTCGGGTACGCCGCTTCCGGTGCGCGAGCATAGCAACGAAGCAAGCAGTCCTCACGTCCCACGAACGGGGGACAGACCGTTCTACCTGTCCGACCGCCGTGACTGTGACGAGATTCAGCGAGTTCAGCCGTGGGATCTCCCGCATGTACAGGTTCGATGCCACGATGGGGTCGAGGAGGTCGCTATGCGCCTGTTGGTGGTCGAGGACGATGACGAGATGCGCGCGCTCATGGAACGTGGGCTCGCGGCAGAGGGGTACCGCGTCACCGCGGTCGAGAACGGGGTCGAGGCGCTGATCGCGCTCGGCGACCAGGCGTTCGACCTGGCCGTCGTGGACGTCATGATGCCCGGCATGTCCGGCTTCGAGCTCGCCCGCCGCATCCGCGAGCGCGAGGACCCGGTCCGGATCCTCCTCGTGACCGCGCGGGACGCCGTGGACGACCGGGTGTTCGGCCTCGACGCCGGCGCCGACGACTACCTCACGAAGCCGTTCGCCTTCGCCGAGCTCACCGCGCGCCTCCGCGCCCTCGGCCGTCGCGAGTCCGCCGGCGCCCCGCGCACCATCGAGGTGGGCGACGTCGCGATCGACTCCGAGGCCCGTCGCATCCTGATCAAGGGGCAGCGGGTGGCCGTGAGCCCCACCGAGTTCGCGCTCCTCCGGCTGCTCGCACGGTCGGTGGGCACCGTGGTCGACCGCCCGAAGATCCTCGAAGAGGTCTGGGACGGCTCGCAGCACGTCGACCCGAACGTCGTCGAGCAGTACATCTCGTACCTCCGCAAGAAGCTGACCTCGCACGAGGCGACGGTCGCGATCTCCACCGTGCGCGGCCGCGGCTACCGGCTCGATCTGCTCGGAGCGTGACCGGTTCCGGGCGTGGCCTGATCCGTCCGCTGCGGAACCTGTCGCTCCGCGCTCGGATCACCATCGGGTCCACGGCGATCGCGGCGGTGGTCATCGTGCTGCTCGTGCTCGTCATGCGGTTCCAGGTGGTCAGCGTCGTCGCGAGTGCCACGCGCACCCTGCTCGACGCGGACGCCGACCCGTACGTGGCCACGCTCGAGGTCGACAGCGATCCCGACCTGTCCCCGCCGGGCAACGCGCAGCTCGTGGCCGTGGTCTCGCCGTCCGGTGACATCGCCCTGTCGACCATGCCGCCTCGCGTCGAGCGCGCGCTCGGCAGCCTCACCGAGACGAAGGCCGGGACGTCCCTCATCCGGGTCGCCGGCTCGGAGTACCGCGTCGTCGTCGAGCACCCCGTCAACCAGGCGGGTCGGTGGACGGTCGTGGCGGCCCGCAACTCGCAGGCCGAGGCGATCGTCGTCGACGACCTGACCTCGACGCTGTCGCTCACCGGACTCGCGATCCTGGTCGCGTTCGGCGTCGCCTCGTGGGTGCTCGCGACCGCCGCCCTGCGCCCG
The sequence above is a segment of the Curtobacterium sp. BH-2-1-1 genome. Coding sequences within it:
- a CDS encoding aminoglycoside phosphotransferase family protein, which gives rise to MWPNHERVIPQAFAGSGTSVVAARAHSVEPSGNGYLYGYEVDTVDRNGQRATVLTYVDTGGTHDQNSAIVTDPATGEPVSVWAYPNDPGLPVLPQVTYRDAVAELLTTLGMPVTDPTLTVAAYRPGKRAVVRVDAAEGTLFLKVVRPHRVAPIEKSHEQFVAAGLPVPRVLSSRGDGLLVLERIRGVPAGSRILEIADDPRFVASLAALTGRIATVPMTQQARADAMDHADWHRRTLVAALPQDAEEIDALYDAIGRRSIGWATATKQVVHGDLHLEQVFVDEDEPWRISGLLDIDTAGWGYPVRDIGAVVAHLVVTGLWHRSRGDAERGAAAERLADAVARDWIARNPDQSDRIGPAIGAQLLAHAGGQATTGSANGIHTAEELLAATQAALAEATPIVPSDGLLRPRSAPQA
- a CDS encoding aromatic acid exporter family protein; this encodes MNPVARLRSSSRTPFLQVVKTAVAVVAAVLLCRVFIDGPFPTFAAIAALLVVQPSINQSFVKGLERSAGVVLGVVLATGFHLLLGDTVWVVLLVIVLAILIAWALRLTPTSATQVGISGMLVLTAGVVTPNYSADRILETVLGAIVALIVNALIVPPVLLGPAHLAVARLARDTAAAFERVAIGLTEGWDQDRWHEALLQARALRQQHARAEASLTAARESLTMNPRGGRHRTVLDEDIVVAEHLRVLVTRVTGMTRAIQDNTAPDLRADPVVGSIATEVARIAADVRALSARVAAKEVPVSTAASPRPRWSVPTSPQHDEDVAEPALTAPLEVIRPNSRHWILIGALLEDIRRVREELLGEDD
- a CDS encoding response regulator transcription factor, encoding MRLLVVEDDDEMRALMERGLAAEGYRVTAVENGVEALIALGDQAFDLAVVDVMMPGMSGFELARRIREREDPVRILLVTARDAVDDRVFGLDAGADDYLTKPFAFAELTARLRALGRRESAGAPRTIEVGDVAIDSEARRILIKGQRVAVSPTEFALLRLLARSVGTVVDRPKILEEVWDGSQHVDPNVVEQYISYLRKKLTSHEATVAISTVRGRGYRLDLLGA